AACGAAGTAGGCAATCACGGAGGCTCTTCCAGTGGAGAAACCACCGCTGCACTTTcccttctttttccttcaaatGAACTATCCCATATCAATAAACCTATTTTGAACATGGATGATAACCCTTATtcaattttggaaagaGTAGAGCAAGTAGACGTAGTGCCAACCATTTGTCTATTGCTGGGCATACCAATCCCAAAAGGAAATATGGGTAAAGTTTTGTCACCGGTAACGGAGCTTTGGAAGGACACGAAAACAGCCAAGATGGCTGCTTTATCCAATCTTTTCCAATTGTCTTTACTCAAGAATCCTTCATTAACGACTAGCGAACTAAGTACTCAGTTTCAGGACTCTGACTTAAACGATATCCGTCTTGCATTAGAGAATCTACAATCTCAAATGGTTGCGCAATCTTCCTCTTATTCCCTTGATAGGATGTTGGTTGCTATTTCAATACTCGGAGCCTGTAGCATTTTATCTCTTATCTTATTCCGAAACCTTTACAATTACAAAGAATTACTAGCATTTGCCCCGTTTGTTGTGcaaaatatcattattgTATTCTCAAGCAGTTTTATTGAGGAAGAACATGTAATTTGGTATTTTGCTGCCGTTTCTTTATCACTTCTGCAACTTTTGAATCCTAAAACAAGGTTGGCTGGTTCTTTGCAACTATTTTGTCTatcaattataaaaagatGGAATCAGACTGGTCAAAAATATTCAGATTTACGTGATATAGTTGACGATTTCATCGCACCCAGTACCTTCATGAAAACCATCTTGTGTGTTACGAGTGCTTTTATGCCTGCTATACGAAGTCCTTCTCCAATAAACTTTCTATCATCAATGTTTATAGCATTTTACAAGTTGATGCCTATAATTTCTAAACATTTAAATGAGTTGCCTATTATCGCTTCATTTGACTACACATTTTTTGTAAGAATCATCTGGAGCCTTTTGCTAATAAGTTTTCTCTCGAAACCtacttttaaacaattgcGATGCCAGCTTTCTCTATTCATTCTCCTCTTAACTCGATTAGAAAACATGGGTTTGTATTTACTTTATGATATATGGCAACGAACCATGCCGGAAGAAGGTACCTTGGCTTCAGTTATGTATTATGTTGCTGAGCAGgttgctttcttttctttaggAAATTCGAACTC
This portion of the Schizosaccharomyces pombe strain 972h- genome assembly, chromosome: I genome encodes:
- the gpi7 gene encoding GPI anchor biosynthesis protein Gpi7, which codes for MRFAFFGIFWLQIFGSILFLLGFFPHKNDSTGKAMSNQFSPPAVIDQVVFVMVDALRADFVFSKSHNMPFTQSLLYNSTHGIGFSAFARSPTVTMPRLKALTTGTIPGFLDVLLNIAESDTGSSIEAQDSWVYQLNSFNKKIEFYGDDTWLKLFPSAFSKFEGTTSFFVSDYTEVDNNVTRNFDHALPSSLSHSWDALILHYLGVDHIGHLYGPSSPLLNIKLLEIDTIISRIYKYLQEYDEKTNTHSLIVLCGDHGMNEVGNHGGSSSGETTAALSLLFPSNELSHINKPILNMDDNPYSILERVEQVDVVPTICLLLGIPIPKGNMGKVLSPVTELWKDTKTAKMAALSNLFQLSLLKNPSLTTSELSTQFQDSDLNDIRLALENLQSQMVAQSSSYSLDRMLVAISILGACSILSLILFRNLYNYKELLAFAPFVVQNIIIVFSSSFIEEEHVIWYFAAVSLSLLQLLNPKTRLAGSLQLFCLSIIKRWNQTGQKYSDLRDIVDDFIAPSTFMKTILCVTSAFMPAIRSPSPINFLSSMFIAFYKLMPIISKHLNELPIIASFDYTFFVRIIWSLLLISFLSKPTFKQLRCQLSLFILLLTRLENMGLYLLYDIWQRTMPEEGTLASVMYYVAEQVAFFSLGNSNSLATVDLSQAYTGLDSYNIFAVGILLFTSVFAGALWWCLHQPKRMMDRSVKTFWIMSSISLTFLCISCFIMRHHLFVWSVFSPKLLYNASWASMYFLAKCLISTIMVRLR